A portion of the Actomonas aquatica genome contains these proteins:
- the ispD gene encoding 2-C-methyl-D-erythritol 4-phosphate cytidylyltransferase, whose translation MSRTAAILLAAGSGKRMADSVTDKVLAPLANIPVFSHSAATFAASGVADLYVVVYRDQRQMLELTALAPTPTLFVPGGSERQYSVANALDALPADIEQVFIHDCARPFVRVEHLIALHKIVRKEEAVVLAHRVTDTIKLHRDTGHLKTLDRNELWAMETPQVFARELIVKAYNRAANRGVKLTDDAAAVELLRHPVALLENTHPNPKLTTPADLPWFEYLHQSQQSTE comes from the coding sequence ATGTCTCGCACCGCTGCCATCCTCCTCGCTGCCGGCTCCGGCAAACGCATGGCCGACTCCGTCACCGACAAAGTCCTGGCCCCCTTGGCCAACATCCCGGTGTTTTCCCATAGCGCCGCCACCTTTGCCGCCAGCGGCGTCGCCGATCTCTACGTCGTCGTCTATCGGGACCAGCGACAGATGCTCGAGCTCACCGCCCTCGCGCCCACGCCCACCCTCTTCGTCCCCGGCGGCAGCGAACGCCAATACTCCGTCGCCAACGCCCTCGACGCGCTGCCGGCCGACATCGAGCAGGTGTTCATTCACGACTGCGCCCGCCCCTTTGTCCGCGTCGAACACCTCATCGCCCTGCACAAAATTGTGCGCAAGGAAGAGGCCGTCGTGCTCGCCCACCGTGTAACCGACACCATCAAACTTCATCGCGACACCGGTCACCTCAAGACCCTCGATCGAAACGAACTTTGGGCGATGGAGACCCCGCAAGTCTTCGCCCGGGAGCTCATCGTCAAAGCCTACAACCGCGCCGCCAACCGCGGCGTAAAGCTCACCGATGACGCCGCCGCCGTGGAACTCCTCCGTCACCCCGTCGCGCTCTTGGAGAACACCCACCCCAACCCCAAGCTCACCACCCCCGCCGACCTCCCCTGGTTCGAATACCTGCACCAGTCCCAGCAATCGACTGAGTAA
- the ispF gene encoding 2-C-methyl-D-erythritol 2,4-cyclodiphosphate synthase: protein MIPFRIGHGYDIHRIVDGRPMVLGGVTFDVAYGLDGHSDADALTHAICDALLGAAGLPDIGHFFPNDDPAYKGIDSQKLLTRVASELRQRGWEIGNIDASLIAEKPKIAPVLAEMKQNLATSAGISIEQLGLKATTNEGAGSLGRAEAIAAHAVALIHRPEAPAR, encoded by the coding sequence ATGATCCCCTTCCGCATCGGACACGGCTACGACATCCACCGCATCGTTGACGGTCGCCCCATGGTTTTGGGCGGAGTCACCTTCGACGTCGCTTACGGACTCGACGGCCACTCCGACGCCGATGCCCTCACCCACGCCATCTGCGACGCCTTGCTCGGCGCCGCTGGCCTGCCCGACATCGGACACTTTTTCCCCAACGACGACCCGGCCTACAAAGGCATCGACTCACAAAAGCTGCTCACCCGGGTCGCGTCCGAGCTCCGTCAGCGCGGCTGGGAAATCGGCAACATCGACGCCTCCCTCATTGCGGAAAAACCCAAGATCGCCCCGGTCCTGGCTGAGATGAAACAAAACCTCGCGACCTCCGCGGGCATCTCGATTGAGCAACTCGGTCTCAAAGCGACCACCAACGAAGGCGCCGGCAGCCTCGGCCGCGCCGAAGCCATCGCCGCCCACGCAGTCGCCCTCATCCACCGCCCCGAAGCGCCAGCGCGGTAG